In Acidobacteriota bacterium, the DNA window CCGGTGTCGAGCTCCACCTCAAGAACGAGGGCTCCAACCCCTCGGGCAGTTTCAAGGACAGGGGCCTCGCGGTCGGTATCGCTCTCGGCGTTGCCTGCGGTGCCAAACGCTTCTGCCTCCCGACCCAGGGAAACGCCGGCGTCGCGTCAAGCCTGTTCTCCACCCGGCTGCAACTGCCCGGTTGCCTGGTCTATATGCCCGAGGGCTACCAGGGGAACATCTATCACCGGGAAGCCGAGTTCTTCGGCGCCGAGGTGCGCTTCGCCGGCGGAAATATCGCCGCTTCGGGGAAGATCATGCGCGAGGAATTCGCCGAAGAGCTCGCGAGTGGCGAGTTGGTCGACATGTCGACGTTCTTCGAGCCGGGGCGGCTCGAGGGCAAGAAGACCATGGGTTTCGAGATTTTCGAGGATTTCGGCCCCGACAATCTGCCCGACTGGATCCTCTATCCGACCGGAGGTGGAACGGGGCTGGTCGGTATCTGGAAGGCGTTGCAGGAGCTGACCGCCCTCGGCTGGTTGGATCCGCAGAGGCACCGGCTGCCGCGGATGGTGGCAGTGCAGTCGGAGAACTGTGCGCCGGTCGTGAAGTCCTTCGCGCTGGGCATCGACTACGTGGAACCGGTGGAGTCGAAGGGCACCGTCGCGGATGGCCTGGATGTGCCCGGCGCGATCATGGGTCACGGCATTCTCGCGACGGTACGCGAGTCGGACGGCACCGCGGTCGCGGTCAGTGAGAGGCAGATCGTCGACGCCTTCGAGGTCCTTGGCCGGCACGGCCAGGCGGCGA includes these proteins:
- a CDS encoding threonine synthase, which codes for MTEPEKPIRINPLIDKIVCSMTGKEHDPLRFSRPIGLCSCCPAPGKPLVVVYKLEAVRNLVDQHGWEKAPGIWKYAPLLPVQSVPRDYAPDVGLTGAVCHEFLGEMTGVELHLKNEGSNPSGSFKDRGLAVGIALGVACGAKRFCLPTQGNAGVASSLFSTRLQLPGCLVYMPEGYQGNIYHREAEFFGAEVRFAGGNIAASGKIMREEFAEELASGELVDMSTFFEPGRLEGKKTMGFEIFEDFGPDNLPDWILYPTGGGTGLVGIWKALQELTALGWLDPQRHRLPRMVAVQSENCAPVVKSFALGIDYVEPVESKGTVADGLDVPGAIMGHGILATVRESDGTAVAVSERQIVDAFEVLGRHGQAASYESAATFAALRKMRQDGVIEAGASVLLLLTASHLISLAQQPS